The sequence CTGCACAGCGTCGTAAGTCAGGCCGTCACGGTGCGCACCGCTTTGCCACCAAGCATACAGATAACCAACCGGATATCCGTAAGCCAAATTCCAATGGCAAGCCAAAACAGGGACAACAAAAGTCTCGCAATGGCAACAACCCACAAGCAACGGCTGGTAAAGGGCGTAAACCCCAAGGGCATCATTCACAAGGCAATGATTCGCAAAGAAATGGATCACAAGGGAATGGCTCGCAAGGAAACAGCCAGCAAGGTAATAAAACCCACAGGCGCGATGGTCAAAGAGGTTCAGGACAAAACAATTCTGGGAAAAATGGCTCTGGACAAAATAATGGCGGTCAGCAAACTAGGCCACATGCAGGCAAACCTAAAGCAGGTAAAAAGCCAACACGTCACCGCTAGTCTCGACTAAGCATACGATTAAGGCCGCTATATATTCCTATATAGCGGCCTTTTTATTACCTGTATACCCGTCTAATACCCAGCACTAGTTAGGTTCAAATCGATGCAAAAACGCAGGTAGAATTAATAAGCTAAAACACAGTATAGCGCTCAATGCGATGCTCAAAATAACCCCTATCGAATACATCCCCTGATGATCAGATAAGGTCAATGCGCCAAAGGTAGCAAGGGTGGTAAGGCAACTGATTAAAGTCGCTTTGGGAGTGGACGCGGCAAAGAATCGAGTGATGGTTTGCTCATGCCTAAAACGCTTCACAATATGAATACCATTATCTACGCCCAAACCAAAAATAAGCGGTATCACAATGATATTGGCCATGTTTAACGATTGTCCAAACCAATGCGCAATGGCCAGCGTGGTGCTGGTAGTTAACAGTAGCGGAATGAAAATAAAGATAATATCGCGCTTATGATCGACGGTTAAAAAGAGAATAAACGTAATACTGACAATAGAAATGCCTATCGCAATATAAAACGCTTTCACCACGATATCACCCACTTTCTGCTCGGCGACAGCGCGACCGGTTGCTAGCGGCGCAACCTGCTGCACCGCTGTGACAAAGGCATTCACCGCGCTCACATCACGCATATCTCCAGAAGGGAGCACCGACACCAACCACTGACCGTCTGCCGAAATATATTTAGTGCGAATATCCTCAGGTAACATCGCCACCGTAGGCTCAGTGATCTGACCGCCTTTAGTCAGTAAGGTGGATAAAGGTTGTAGCTCAGAAGTTAAGTGGCGCTGTAAGGTGCTGATACTGCTATTGGTCATATCGCCATGCTTGATATTCACGCCATTGCTTTGCAGTAAATCGGCATGCTTATCTAAAAACTGCTTTAAACTCATTGCCTTAACATGTACATGCGATGCTCTGCTATCAGACGAGCTTGCGATTTTTTGCAGCTGCGCCACTCGACTTGAAAAATCATTAGGTAGGTACGATAGCGCACTGACCGTAGTCGCTACTTCGGTTTTTTTCGCTAACTGCTGCTGCCACTGGCGAGCTTGCTGTTTGTCTTTTGCTACTGCTAAAAGTTGATAGTTGGAGCTTAATTTATGGTCTTGTAACCATTGTAAGGTTTCCACCGATTCAGAGTTTTTGTTCTTTAACACTAATGTTGAAAAATCAAACTTAAACTGCATTGCGCCAAAAATAGTGACACAAGCACCAATAAACGTGAGCTTAATGATGCGTTTATGATAGGTGATGATCCACTCACCCAACTTCATAAATGCTTTAGAGCGTTTGGCATGACTGCGTTTGACTTCTGGATAACCAAAAAACTGCAAAAACAAAGGGATCACTAAAAATGTTGCCAGCAAACCTAAAATCATGCCTGCGGCGGAAATAATGCCTAGCTCACCTAAGCCGGTATAAGCTGTGGGATAGAAACTTAAAAAACCAATTGCCGAAGATAGCGCACACAAACCTAATGGAGAGATGCTGTGTTGTATAGACAGCAATAAACTCTGATCGTTGTCATGCCCTTTCAGACGCTGCTCATAAATGTGCAAACTCAAATGCACCGCAAAATCGACCCCTAAGCCGATAAAAATCACCATAAACACAATGGAGATGGTATTAAATGCCCCTACCAGCAATAAGCCTGCGGCAAATG is a genomic window of Vibrio neonatus containing:
- a CDS encoding MMPL family transporter — protein: MQRFTNIIIRFPKLLLLLLVSVTMAAAFYGVKHFSINADLSELVEQHGPWRDNLDAVEAQFPDTGNIIVVVSSKDDQQAKTATKQLVNAFRNDKQFTDVLAPSTLPWFDHYAVGFLSKAEFSAFQNKVSLLMPNATVLMETQQLSHYLGALDSALSQPKSTSEISILLQPLTQAANDKDVDWRGLLFANIAPKNGYVITLNALSDVAQADANKLTMSAVRNVISSVGMSADVMVRVTGQTALDFDEVQDANNSVKLAGIVSLIALILILAVGIRSFRIIVASYLAVVVGLIWTFAAGLLLVGAFNTISIVFMVIFIGLGVDFAVHLSLHIYEQRLKGHDNDQSLLLSIQHSISPLGLCALSSAIGFLSFYPTAYTGLGELGIISAAGMILGLLATFLVIPLFLQFFGYPEVKRSHAKRSKAFMKLGEWIITYHKRIIKLTFIGACVTIFGAMQFKFDFSTLVLKNKNSESVETLQWLQDHKLSSNYQLLAVAKDKQQARQWQQQLAKKTEVATTVSALSYLPNDFSSRVAQLQKIASSSDSRASHVHVKAMSLKQFLDKHADLLQSNGVNIKHGDMTNSSISTLQRHLTSELQPLSTLLTKGGQITEPTVAMLPEDIRTKYISADGQWLVSVLPSGDMRDVSAVNAFVTAVQQVAPLATGRAVAEQKVGDIVVKAFYIAIGISIVSITFILFLTVDHKRDIIFIFIPLLLTTSTTLAIAHWFGQSLNMANIIVIPLIFGLGVDNGIHIVKRFRHEQTITRFFAASTPKATLISCLTTLATFGALTLSDHQGMYSIGVILSIALSAILCFSLLILPAFLHRFEPN